The Rhipicephalus microplus isolate Deutch F79 chromosome 4, USDA_Rmic, whole genome shotgun sequence sequence GCTATTTGTCTGCAAGGCTGGGAATAGAAATATTGAAGCAGACAAAAACACGTTATGATGTTTCGCTTCCTTAATTTGAAACATCAAGGAACAAAAAGAAATTTCGACTAAAATTACATGAAAATCTATTGGTCTTGAGCACCTCGCAGGTGTAGTCAGCCTGTGTTAAGGCATGCTAAGAGTTTCACGTTGTTTCGAAATGTGTCGCGTTTTTCTAAATCTCGAACTAGAATCAGTACGAGCTAAATGAATTTTCAATCCCCATATTCTATTGCAGAAACGGCGGGAATACCctgaagaaaataaaataggaTTACTGGTCCTCTCATCGATACACCTGCTACATTGAGATTACATCCCCAGTTCCTCCATATTTGTTGTAATCCTGAATAAGTGTTTCATCACTCTTCGATATTTTCGCCTCGTAATGCGCTCAGAATTAATCACAACCACAGAACGACGTTAAGAACTAATACAATGGCGTAGTGGCGCATCTGTCATTGTCTGCAAGTCGGCCTTGGACAATATTCATTGGAATTACCACTAATACATATTGCTGTACTAAAGATGACTGCTTAATCGTATATTCATTCTCCTATTTCTTTTGGCGTTCATTATGAGTGATGTTGCGTTCGCCCCTCATATGACAGAAGTCCGTGTGCATTGCGCTCCTACTGCTGGCCGTTGCGGCCGTGGCGTACGCCGGAATCTACGGAGGTGGTTTTGGACGAGGCGGCTACGGAGGTGGCGGCTTTGGAGGTGGCGGTTACGGCGGAGGCTTCCGTGGAGGCTACGGAGGTGGTGGCTACGGCGGAGGCTTTGGAGGCTACGGAGGAGGAGGATTCGGAGGCTTCCGCGGCGGATACGGTGGCGGAGGCTTCGGCGGATACGGAAAGGGATGGAAGGGATAAACGCCCCGCCTGCGTGGGGCACGCACGCGCACTCACCACCGCACGTGCTGCTTGTACATTCTCATCTCAGTTGTTCTTGTTGATAAAAAATTGCAAAAACATGCCAATCATCTTCAGGTTGTCATTTATTTTGTCGACTCGAATGGAAGAAGTACGCTTCATAACACAGAGATGGGACCGCAGGCTTCTTATAAAACAGCAGAAGCACATATCATGCTTCACATGTGCGAAAAAAGATAAAATGACCACATAATAACGTTACATTAAGTTCTGAGAAACCAACCTTGATGCTGAGCAGATAAGAGATATCATCCTGGCCAATTTATAGTTTTTGAAATAAACTTTAGCTGAAGCGACGTAATTTTTCGAACGTCAAAAACCATTATTGACACACTATAGGCGCTCATGGTGTCAAAATGTAGAAACGAAAAATtctgcagatctcacgtacctgggaatagACGTTATGtcaagcatgcggagggaaggtgactgtgttgaatttttttattgagtaacACATCATGaaatgctaaatatatgtacaagtgttgcacgcacagacataagagcttcagatgtttatataaccagttgtttgcacttgcgcaacgatgtcaactggaacatgcgtattagaaacaccagaagctgatatgaagagcTCATGCTCGCGAAGATTCTGGCCCTGTACACTGCTACATAATCAATTTCAGTGCATGccacctaaccacaattggcgttaacccgacgtgacggctgtatcaaaagagtacataagttatgtttataaaactgagtaggcagcactgcaaccacttttgacgtttcatgaagattagcgtctatttgaaaagtactaCCGAGACCTAGCaaagctctgtggtagaatgcctgactgccacgcagaatgcttcggttcgattcctgctggcaccctgaaatttattatttacattcgTCGGGAGGAAGTTGCTAGGGCAATTGAGGGTAACGTGTTGACTCATCACGTCATTACATGGTTCCCGGCGCACGAAGGCGCCGAGGTAGGGGGGTTGGCCAACGTCAATGAGTTGGCCCATGCCCACGCGCGAGGTCTTGCCGGCCGCGCCGGGCACTCGGAAGCCGGTGTGCCGGGTGGGACCGGTGACGGGCTTCGTCCGACCCTTTCGGAAGCTGACCCACCCCGCTTCAGGGACATTCTTTCCACCTTTGACGAGATCACTAGCCACTACCAGATGAGCCGCAGGGCTTTCCCCTTGCCACATCGAAATCTCACGAGGCCCCAGGCCGTGACTCTCAGGCTTCTGCAGACAAAGTCGTATCCCACACTCTCCGTCTTCAGTAGGTACACAGAGGTCTCCTCTCTGTGTCCCGACTGTGGGGTGGTTAGCGACATTAAGCACATGCTCTGGGCGTGCCTCTCTTTGCAGCACCACACAATCCACGCATTGACGGAGGAAGCCTTCTCGGCTTTCCTCACGAGCCATGATTGGTTTGACCAACTccaggctgtccagaaggcccacagtgcggcggtgaggcttgcctccctgtcccaacgtgggagcggcccagaGTCTTGCCCCTATAAAAAACGGGCTGAAGATTCTTCTGGACCCGAAgaaagttatctatctatctatctatctatctatctatctatctatctatctatctatctatctatctatcagtctagTCGCTGACGCCTAGGTGCTCTTGTGATTACCCCCTTAACTTCACTTGATCCAAAATTACTACGGGAGGGTACGATGGTtttacgaatatgacgcgctggtcgagACATTATTATTTTCACAATCTCGTCACGTACTCCGACAAAACCTTCCGCCAGACAATGACACATACCCAGGGGTGGGTATGTGttactggtatgcgggtatgtgccatatgtTAGTGACGCTTAGTATATaccaaggaacgacgagaacacacatgggtacttttaacgcgtgagcattaagAGAGACCTGGCTTCGGCAGCGTTGTCAAGGGAAATGCGAATATTAAATGTCAGGGTAGCAGCAGATatcaaacccaagcattatgTGTGGCAATTATGCATTCTATTACAGAGCCATGCCACGTCTTGCAACTATATGTTTAAATAGACTTTAATGTTCGTTAAACGCAAGTTGTAGTGGCAGTGCTGGTTATACAAtcttatgaacattacatatatgtactcctataatacagccgtcacctcgggttaacgtcaattgtagttaggtgccatgcgctgaaggtAGTTTATGTgtcagggctaccatcctcgcgagcattagcgcttcatatcagctagTCATTTCTGGTGTTACTAAGTGTCacgtttctgttggcatcgttccgCAAGTGCAAGGAAGTGGTTATATTAAgatttgcaactcttcaacatatgtctgtgcgtgcagcatttatacacatatttagcgtcatttcataaggtgttgctgaataaaaaaaaattataacacGGTCACTTTTCcttgcatgcttcgcataacctcCATTCCgaaggtacgtaggatctgccgaatCCTAATAATAATTCcagtttagtaaaaaaaaaatgtgtatcgAGCTAGAATGACATCATTTCGTCAGTATTCCTTCTTTCGTTGAGTAGTTTGATGTACGAAGCTAAGTGAACGGCAGATTTGTAGCTGTAGAACACGTGCTGGATCATATGTGCTATGCGCCTATATGTGTGTGCCGTGAGCGAACACCTTCTAGAACGATGACCATGTACTGCAATAACCATAATAATTTTTTGGGGTTGGACTTCCCAAAACGACTATTTACGAATATGAGtcatgccgtagtggaggtctccgaaaatttcaagcacctgaggttctttaacggaCACCTTATTTAGGCGAGCCACAAGAGTTATCACCTTCATCATAAATGCGGCCACCGTGGCCGCACTTTCTACTTTTAGTCATATGTTAGGTAACATTGTGTTAGTTCGCGGGACCTACTCTCGGACGCCGCGGCCATATTTCAATGGACGCAATCAGCGAAGAGCCCGCGCGCTCAAATTTAGAAGCACGTTAACCCCACATTGTCAAGCTGTTGGGCCCTTGCGGCATCTCTCACATTCATATCACATTTTTGGACGCAAAACAATTAACAAATATTATAAGAAAGAGACCGCTTTCCGTACGGCCAGAGAAAGCTAAGCAGAAGAAAAAAGCTCGAAAACCACGAAAACCACGGAGACGACGAGTTAACGTACGCTACGAGCTAAGTAACCCAAAACTCAACATAGCGACATGCTAGGAATATTCGACTGTTAAGCCAAATAATGGACGCCCACCTCTTCGATATCTGCCATCAGCCGAGCCTTTCAACACGGTAAAAAAACTTTCTCAGCTCTCGCTGAGTCATGCAAAGCTGCGTCAGGCCAAAGCTATAGTTGACACTGGATGGTCCAGGTTTGATTACGCACACGTTCACTCACCTGCATGTTCACAAAATGTTCACGAGTACTCCCAGTGTATTAATCGGGTTTCAATGAGAATCTCTTAGAAATCGTAGCGCGAAGTACTTTACTCCTCTTAATAATAAATCGGCCTAATTCGCAAATTCAAGGCTCAGTCTCTAGTCGGTTGCATCTCATGTTAACCTAAGCTTAGTTAGCTAATAAATTAAGTTAGCACCAGTTAGGCTCAGTCTGAATTATTATTAGACAAAGTTCTAGACATCTTACTTTTCTCAGCATGACTAAACAaagcgtacgcgttccgcataggaatggcctaaactgctgcatgtgaccactgcggcagtgacgaaacaattTGGCACATTCTGTGCGAATGCCCTCAGTACTACTCACCGAGACAGTCGCTCTGCAACGCGCTGgacgaactggacaaccagactctttagGAAGAAAGAATATTGCGCTACCTACAGCAATTCTTGTCGCAggagaaggctgtgaaggcgctcctgcgcttcttgcgttcaaccgacCTCTTCAAACGACGGTGATCGGAACGCCCtacatgtgtgtgcatgtgtagtttTTCTTCCTCATTCCTTTTATATTCCTATATATCAATATCTTCTTTAGTACCATtatttccccacccctgtacagggtataGCAACCAGTTTTTCTAGATTAAACGCCCTgtatcttccttttatttatttctctcacAGCTCACTTTAATAGAGCTAATTACTGTGTGATTTCATCAGATTCATTAGACGTAGCGAATAAGATTTTAGAATGTTCAACATGGCTTTATATAGGGCTTGGCTATGGTCACAAAGGTTTAGCTAGGCACAGCTGTTCCTAATTTTACTTGACGCCGCCGCTGCGCCAGCATAATCATGGTTTTTTCTGTACGTCGTGAACTCGACGAAGGGTGGGTGCTTTACCgatggtggtaaaaaaaaaaaaaaacgttcgtctGCCTTTTAAAAATTGCCGGTGCAGTCTGCagcgtttctctttttttgttatacGTTTAATATTTCGTTGCCATTGAATCAAGGAACGAGTATCCTATTTTATGGTAAGGTAAACCTCCCGAAAAATAGAAATCGCAATTTCTAcactaaaaaaatgcaacatactCTGAGGAACAAACCTTTGCGATTCCAAAGTTGAGCGACCACTCCAAGCGTTTCAGGTGTCACACAAAAGTGTGCTGTGCGTCCTCTAGCGTAAGCAGTAT is a genomic window containing:
- the LOC119172462 gene encoding uncharacterized protein LOC119172462 — protein: MKSVCIALLLLAVAAVAYAGIYGGGFGRGGYGGGGFGGGGYGGGFRGGYGGGGYGGGFGGYGGGGFGGFRGGYGGGGFGGYGKGWKG